In a single window of the Nodularia spumigena CCY9414 genome:
- the cpdA gene encoding 3',5'-cyclic-AMP phosphodiesterase, protein MNQVSPISIAQITDTHLFASENHKMLGMPTIQSFQAVVDRLKELKSEVDLLLLTGDLSGDGNPQSYDNLQTLLNPLQIPAYWLPGNHDCAIAMEDILNMGMVSRRKSFVRGGWNFILLDSSVPGCLHGHLSGKTLDWLDSELKFLGNYPTLVALHHPPFPVNSAWLDSTTLKNPQEFFAVLDRHPQVKLVLFGHIHQEFQRQRHQVEYLSTPSTGLQFRSKSPTLIIDSKYPGFRLLKLYPNGMWETSVERVPYFHPLELAAKVS, encoded by the coding sequence ATGAATCAAGTATCTCCTATATCAATTGCTCAGATCACAGATACACATCTGTTTGCTTCGGAAAATCATAAAATGCTGGGAATGCCTACTATACAGTCTTTCCAGGCTGTTGTAGATAGATTGAAGGAGCTAAAATCTGAGGTTGATTTACTACTGCTAACGGGAGATTTGTCTGGTGATGGTAATCCTCAATCTTATGATAATCTCCAAACTCTCCTGAATCCACTACAAATACCTGCTTACTGGTTACCTGGAAATCATGACTGCGCGATCGCAATGGAAGATATCCTAAATATGGGGATGGTTTCCCGACGCAAGTCTTTTGTGCGTGGTGGCTGGAATTTTATCTTACTTGATTCTTCGGTTCCTGGTTGTTTACATGGTCATCTTTCGGGTAAAACTCTCGATTGGCTGGACTCTGAATTAAAATTTTTGGGTAATTATCCGACTTTAGTCGCTCTACATCATCCGCCTTTTCCCGTAAATTCTGCGTGGTTAGATAGCACGACTCTGAAAAATCCCCAAGAATTTTTTGCTGTTCTCGATCGCCATCCCCAAGTTAAATTAGTTTTATTTGGTCATATTCATCAGGAATTTCAACGCCAGCGTCACCAAGTGGAATACCTCAGCACTCCTTCAACTGGACTTCAGTTTCGCTCAAAAAGTCCCACTTTGATTATTGATTCTAAATATCCGGGATTTCGCTTATTGAAACTATACCCCAATGGGATGTGGGAAACTTCGGTGGAACGAGTTCCTTATTTTCACCCATTGGAGTTAGCGGCTAAAGTATCCTAA
- a CDS encoding site-specific integrase, with amino-acid sequence MAVNIDDKEGKLRLRLPRSVAGGKQVYIYSGLDATEINVKRVSGVANWIEEDILTEQLDPTLAKYKEKLASFKNRHLVVVEPRKPVEPRFNLLTLWDRYTEYMKPQLAETTYIKDYSRKYRNHIKSLPSHSLDDSVAIRDYLLANLTTNAAKRVLTYLSACVGWAVKSGLVKDNPFMQMSADIKLPKSDDDAIDPFSKSEMDAIIGAFEANKPHYAPFIKFLFWTGCRTGEAIALQWKHIAPDYSVITFSDSYDGATKVRKCTKTGKSRRFPCNNRLKELLRELRKANQSPDDSVFTSPNGGMISNTRFSQQVWQGGKQGTKTYTGIMPALVASGAVERYRCLYNTRHTFITLMLGEGLTVSTVAKLVGNSPAIILKHYAGNVAPLELPEL; translated from the coding sequence ATGGCAGTGAATATTGATGATAAAGAAGGCAAGCTGAGGTTAAGGCTTCCCAGGTCAGTAGCAGGTGGTAAGCAGGTTTATATCTATTCGGGTTTAGATGCCACTGAGATTAATGTTAAGCGTGTCTCAGGTGTGGCTAACTGGATTGAGGAAGATATACTCACAGAACAGCTAGATCCGACCTTAGCCAAATATAAGGAAAAGTTAGCCAGTTTTAAGAATAGGCATCTAGTCGTAGTAGAGCCGAGAAAGCCTGTAGAGCCTAGATTTAACCTGCTAACACTGTGGGATAGGTACACTGAATACATGAAACCACAGTTGGCTGAGACTACCTACATCAAGGATTATTCTAGGAAGTATAGGAACCACATCAAGTCACTGCCAAGCCACAGCCTAGATGATTCTGTGGCGATCAGGGATTATCTGTTAGCTAACTTGACCACTAATGCAGCTAAGAGAGTTTTAACCTACTTAAGCGCCTGTGTTGGCTGGGCTGTCAAGTCTGGGCTGGTTAAGGATAACCCATTTATGCAGATGTCCGCAGATATCAAGTTACCCAAGTCTGATGATGACGCTATTGATCCATTTAGTAAGTCTGAGATGGATGCGATTATCGGGGCATTTGAAGCCAATAAGCCACATTATGCACCATTTATCAAGTTTCTATTTTGGACTGGATGCCGGACTGGGGAGGCAATCGCTCTACAGTGGAAGCATATCGCACCGGATTACTCAGTTATAACTTTCAGTGATAGTTACGATGGGGCGACAAAGGTCAGAAAATGCACTAAGACGGGTAAAAGCCGTCGATTCCCTTGCAATAACAGGCTTAAGGAACTCTTGAGAGAGTTAAGGAAAGCTAATCAGTCGCCCGATGACTCGGTATTTACCAGCCCCAATGGTGGGATGATCAGTAATACCCGATTCTCTCAGCAGGTATGGCAAGGTGGCAAACAGGGAACTAAGACGTATACAGGGATTATGCCTGCCTTGGTTGCATCGGGGGCTGTGGAGCGTTATAGATGCCTGTACAACACCAGACATACATTCATCACTCTGATGCTTGGCGAAGGTTTGACCGTCTCGACTGTGGCTAAGTTGGTGGGGAATAGTCCGGCTATTATTCTCAAGCATTATGCTGGCAATGTTGCGCCTCTAGAACTGCCTGAGTTGTAG
- a CDS encoding helix-turn-helix domain-containing protein, translating into MLAQFGQCLRNARKKKGLSQEKLAELANLDRTYISLLERGKRNPSLVCITSLCKALDISLSELFQTMDIN; encoded by the coding sequence ATTCTTGCTCAATTTGGCCAATGTTTACGAAATGCTCGAAAAAAGAAAGGTTTATCTCAGGAGAAACTTGCCGAATTAGCTAATTTAGACAGGACTTATATAAGCCTTCTAGAGCGTGGGAAAAGAAATCCTTCTCTTGTATGTATAACTTCTTTATGCAAAGCATTAGATATTAGTCTGTCTGAACTTTTTCAAACAATGGATATTAATTAA
- a CDS encoding DNA adenine methylase, which translates to MSKQNKKITNSPFRYPGGKFYARKLILKCIPEHDKYCEPFAGGSSIFFAKNNVKFNILNDKDEELVNCYIQIRDNVNKLILLLEGIPAKKELHSYYKNEFKPSNDLERAMRWFYLNRTSYSGIMKHQNCYWGYGDKYSMRPENWAFHLRTTSERLQNIEVYNLDFEILINQLPNGYFLFIDPPYFNADQNKFYTCYFTQEDHERLCQLLKKHQHRFQFLITYDNSPEIREMYNWCVSKQDREWNYTISRTDDQKNGRKLENGYQSGRYKGKEIFIANYDVESIIGVEPLQFNKPKYQSTNCVQMNLFDVAKI; encoded by the coding sequence ATGTCAAAGCAAAATAAAAAAATAACCAATTCCCCTTTTCGTTATCCAGGTGGGAAGTTTTATGCTCGTAAACTTATTCTAAAATGTATCCCTGAACATGATAAATATTGCGAACCTTTTGCAGGGGGTTCATCTATATTTTTTGCAAAAAATAATGTGAAATTTAATATTTTAAATGATAAAGATGAAGAATTAGTTAATTGTTATATTCAGATTAGGGACAATGTAAATAAGCTTATATTGCTGTTAGAAGGTATCCCTGCTAAGAAAGAGTTACATTCCTACTATAAAAATGAATTTAAGCCTTCTAATGATTTAGAAAGAGCAATGCGCTGGTTTTATTTAAATAGAACTTCTTATTCGGGGATAATGAAACATCAAAATTGTTATTGGGGATATGGTGATAAGTATTCTATGAGGCCTGAAAATTGGGCATTTCATCTAAGAACAACCTCAGAAAGATTACAAAATATAGAAGTATATAATTTGGATTTTGAAATTTTAATAAATCAACTCCCCAATGGTTATTTTTTATTTATAGATCCTCCCTATTTTAACGCTGACCAAAATAAATTTTATACTTGTTATTTTACTCAAGAAGATCATGAAAGGCTTTGCCAATTGTTAAAAAAACACCAGCATAGGTTTCAATTTTTGATTACTTATGATAATAGTCCTGAAATTAGAGAAATGTACAATTGGTGCGTCTCGAAACAGGATAGAGAATGGAACTATACTATTAGCCGTACAGATGATCAAAAAAATGGCCGCAAACTTGAAAATGGTTATCAAAGTGGAAGATATAAAGGAAAAGAAATATTTATTGCTAATTATGATGTTGAATCAATAATTGGAGTAGAACCACTTCAATTTAATAAACCAAAATACCAAAGTACTAATTGTGTTCAGATGAATCTATTTGATGTTGCTAAGATATAG
- a CDS encoding bifunctional sterol desaturase/short chain dehydrogenase has translation MFSQINGVLVNTGLPFAAWGVFSLLLAEVLRDVYHVLCHQVKWLAKWHNKHHQVYRRDLSIVSVQAYQDSQLYHDVFESILLVAALTIMALVVQQMGLWLGVIYGCTFLYGASVRYISGKIDTDYNHLPGPLQIIPSVWWVNRTYHWRHHFDDVNAYYSGVFPLVDKILGTGLSLKGKTVGLTGASGSLGQALAAELLKHNAKVVALTTNPEKLAPQTNFKVLSWELGNEAQLKDSLEKIDILIINHGINVYNSRTPQAIASSYEVNTFSALRLMDIFLTTVTGPQAKATKEIWVNTSEAEVSPALSPLYELSKRTLGNLVTLKRLDGNCVIRKLILGPFKSQLNPYGVMSAKQVARGILFLARRDYRNIIVTINPLTYVFFPIKEASTWLYYRIFSKTAKN, from the coding sequence ATGTTCAGTCAGATTAATGGGGTGTTGGTCAATACTGGTTTGCCGTTTGCTGCTTGGGGAGTCTTTTCGCTGCTGCTGGCTGAAGTTTTAAGAGACGTTTATCATGTTTTGTGTCACCAGGTCAAATGGCTCGCTAAATGGCACAATAAGCATCATCAGGTATATCGTCGGGATTTATCCATAGTCTCTGTGCAAGCTTACCAAGATTCTCAGCTTTATCACGATGTGTTTGAGTCCATTTTACTGGTTGCGGCTTTAACCATCATGGCTTTAGTTGTTCAGCAAATGGGGTTATGGCTGGGAGTAATTTATGGCTGTACCTTCTTATATGGTGCATCTGTGCGATATATCTCCGGTAAAATCGATACAGATTACAATCACTTACCCGGTCCTTTACAGATAATTCCCTCTGTGTGGTGGGTAAATCGCACTTACCATTGGCGACATCATTTTGATGATGTCAATGCTTACTATAGTGGTGTATTTCCTCTCGTGGATAAAATACTTGGTACCGGTTTATCACTCAAAGGTAAAACCGTCGGTTTAACTGGCGCGTCAGGTTCTCTCGGTCAAGCATTGGCGGCAGAACTGCTCAAGCATAATGCTAAAGTGGTAGCCTTAACTACTAACCCCGAAAAATTAGCACCGCAGACTAATTTTAAAGTGCTTTCCTGGGAGTTAGGAAATGAGGCTCAACTGAAAGACAGTTTAGAGAAAATCGATATTTTGATTATTAATCATGGTATCAATGTCTATAATAGCCGCACACCGCAAGCGATCGCATCTTCCTATGAGGTGAATACTTTCTCAGCATTGCGGTTGATGGATATATTTTTAACAACTGTCACCGGACCACAAGCCAAAGCCACCAAAGAAATTTGGGTAAATACTTCTGAAGCTGAGGTTTCCCCGGCTTTAAGTCCCCTTTATGAACTGAGTAAACGCACATTAGGAAATCTTGTCACCCTGAAGCGGTTGGACGGAAATTGTGTAATTCGCAAATTAATTCTCGGACCTTTTAAAAGTCAACTCAACCCTTATGGGGTGATGTCAGCAAAGCAAGTAGCTCGTGGTATTTTGTTTTTAGCACGACGAGATTACCGCAATATTATTGTCACCATAAATCCTCTGACTTATGTGTTCTTTCCGATAAAGGAAGCTAGTACATGGCTGTATTACCGCATTTTTAGTAAAACAGCTAAAAATTAG
- a CDS encoding TetR/AcrR family transcriptional regulator: MPKIVDHEQYRKELLSKCFDLFAEKGYGALTMRQIAESLNVSTGTVYHYFPSKQALFEQLVEEISFQDISSALAEMKGVQTLSETMTAMGKYLVKNQDYCINQTYILVDFYQHHDKETIEKSPVFQRVKERYQQAVCDFLGIQDPVLASFVLSFIDGLILAKLWGDQTIDFVEQFALLGKMLTSYLEEKS; this comes from the coding sequence ATGCCAAAAATAGTTGACCATGAGCAATACCGTAAAGAACTTCTGAGCAAGTGCTTTGATTTATTTGCCGAAAAAGGTTACGGTGCGCTCACCATGAGACAAATCGCTGAAAGTTTAAATGTTTCTACTGGTACAGTATATCATTATTTTCCTAGCAAACAGGCTTTGTTTGAGCAATTAGTTGAGGAGATAAGTTTTCAAGATATCAGTTCAGCATTGGCGGAAATGAAAGGAGTGCAAACACTTTCTGAAACAATGACCGCAATGGGGAAGTACTTAGTTAAAAATCAAGATTACTGTATTAATCAAACTTATATCTTGGTTGATTTTTATCAGCATCACGACAAAGAAACCATAGAGAAAAGTCCTGTATTTCAACGTGTAAAGGAAAGGTATCAGCAAGCAGTTTGTGATTTTTTAGGAATTCAAGATCCAGTCTTAGCTTCCTTTGTTTTGAGCTTTATCGATGGGTTGATTTTAGCAAAACTCTGGGGTGATCAAACAATTGATTTTGTTGAACAATTTGCCTTATTAGGTAAAATGCTCACCAGCTATTTAGAAGAAAAATCATAA
- a CDS encoding ABC exporter membrane fusion protein, translating to MTQNVLFKVPNQRLIVLVVAATVITGGIAFYGISQSGLISQSASSQLEETPPVTPKISALGRLEPETEVISLSAPLDLDGDRIAQILVQEGDTVKSGQVVAILDSRTRLQTAVLQAEKQVQVAKAKLAQVEAGAKTGEIQAQQAIIQRLQAQLQGDKIAQQEAIARIEAQSLGERLAQEATINKLSAQLNNAQAEYERYQQLSSQGAISLSLFDSKRLSFDTAKQQLSQAQAVLNQINSTASIELAQAQVTLTRINATGNKQISEAKATLNSIAEIRPVDIAAAKSEVENAIATLKQMQINLESTSIIAPIAGQILKIHTRVGEKISEAGIADLAQTEQMIAVAQVYQTDISKVKLGQSAVITSQAFPGELRGTVSHIGLQVNRQNVFSNQPGENLDSRVIDVKIRLHPDDSKKVAGLTNLQVQTAINF from the coding sequence ATGACTCAAAATGTGTTGTTTAAAGTTCCCAATCAAAGGTTAATTGTATTAGTAGTAGCTGCTACGGTGATTACAGGTGGAATTGCTTTTTATGGAATTTCTCAGTCTGGTTTAATTAGTCAATCTGCTTCATCTCAACTTGAAGAAACTCCGCCAGTTACACCAAAAATCTCGGCTTTAGGAAGATTAGAACCAGAAACAGAGGTAATTAGTCTGTCTGCACCTTTGGATTTGGATGGCGATCGCATTGCTCAGATTTTAGTCCAAGAGGGCGATACAGTCAAATCTGGTCAGGTGGTGGCAATTTTAGACTCACGCACTCGCCTACAAACGGCTGTACTTCAAGCAGAAAAACAAGTGCAAGTGGCTAAAGCTAAACTGGCTCAAGTTGAAGCAGGAGCAAAAACTGGCGAAATTCAGGCACAGCAAGCAATTATTCAACGCTTACAGGCTCAGTTACAAGGCGATAAAATAGCTCAACAAGAAGCGATCGCTCGTATAGAAGCACAGTCTTTAGGTGAAAGATTAGCACAAGAGGCGACAATTAACAAGCTCTCAGCACAACTGAATAATGCTCAAGCTGAATATGAACGTTATCAGCAACTATCTTCTCAAGGTGCAATTTCTCTTTCTTTATTTGATAGTAAGCGCTTGAGTTTCGACACTGCAAAACAGCAACTTTCACAAGCCCAAGCAGTTCTAAATCAAATTAATTCTACTGCTAGTATAGAATTAGCCCAAGCTCAAGTTACCCTGACTCGAATTAACGCCACTGGGAATAAACAAATTAGTGAAGCCAAAGCCACACTCAACAGTATTGCTGAAATTCGTCCCGTAGATATTGCAGCAGCTAAGAGTGAAGTTGAGAATGCGATCGCCACACTCAAACAAATGCAAATTAATTTAGAGTCTACTTCCATTATAGCACCAATAGCCGGACAAATTCTCAAAATTCACACACGAGTTGGAGAAAAAATTAGTGAAGCGGGAATTGCCGACTTGGCGCAAACTGAACAAATGATTGCAGTTGCACAAGTATATCAAACTGATATTAGTAAAGTTAAGCTGGGACAATCAGCAGTAATTACCAGTCAAGCATTTCCTGGTGAATTGCGCGGAACAGTTTCCCACATTGGTTTACAAGTAAATAGACAAAATGTTTTTAGCAACCAACCAGGAGAAAACTTAGATAGTCGGGTAATTGATGTAAAAATTCGTCTGCATCCTGACGATAGTAAAAAAGTAGCAGGTTTGACTAACTTGCAAGTCCAAACAGCAATTAATTTTTAA
- a CDS encoding alpha/beta fold hydrolase yields the protein MLTDIPPDQYIKVGEINTRYWTLGNKGKTILLFHGAGDSIEFWLYNINVLAQHYRVYAVDMVGSGRSDKPSASYSLTYLAEFIKDFMDTLSIERASLVGNSMGGGAAIQFALMFPQQVDKLVLVGSFGLGREVRLALRLTILPLVLRFLRPNRRKLMSMLKVLFYNATLIPQEWIEIRYPIFALPHRHKAITKLARTNLNLLGVRRSVFSAIVNQLATITTPALIIWGKQDRILPVSHAYIAAEGLPNNRLHIFDSCGHYPQIEYPQEFNYIVLGFLAD from the coding sequence ATGCTAACAGATATACCACCAGATCAATACATCAAAGTCGGTGAAATCAATACTCGTTACTGGACATTAGGAAACAAAGGAAAAACTATTCTTTTGTTTCACGGTGCTGGGGATTCTATAGAATTCTGGTTGTATAACATTAATGTTTTAGCGCAGCATTACCGTGTATATGCTGTTGACATGGTGGGTTCTGGTCGTTCTGATAAACCATCAGCTTCTTATTCATTAACCTACCTAGCGGAATTTATCAAAGATTTCATGGACACCTTAAGCATTGAACGTGCCTCCCTAGTGGGAAACTCAATGGGAGGCGGTGCTGCGATACAATTTGCTTTGATGTTCCCACAGCAAGTAGACAAATTAGTACTTGTAGGCAGTTTTGGGCTGGGTCGAGAAGTTAGATTGGCACTTCGTTTAACTATTTTACCCTTGGTTTTGCGTTTTTTACGTCCTAACCGCCGGAAGTTAATGTCAATGTTAAAAGTATTGTTTTATAACGCGACACTAATTCCTCAAGAGTGGATTGAAATTCGTTATCCAATTTTTGCTCTTCCTCACAGACACAAAGCAATTACCAAATTAGCACGGACAAATTTGAACTTATTGGGTGTGCGGCGTTCAGTTTTTTCGGCAATAGTCAACCAACTGGCTACTATTACAACGCCAGCACTAATTATTTGGGGTAAACAAGACCGTATCTTACCTGTTTCTCATGCTTATATTGCAGCTGAAGGTTTACCCAATAATCGGTTACACATTTTCGATTCTTGTGGTCATTATCCCCAAATTGAATATCCCCAGGAATTCAATTATATAGTTTTAGGATTTTTGGCTGATTGA
- the devC gene encoding ABC transporter permease DevC, with the protein MFFKQSQKTPLAWRQLMKEKTRLLVAVAGITFADMLMFIQLGFESALFDAAIQPHRNLQADLVLINPQFQTLFSVKSFSRERLYQTLGYEGVKSVNSVYIGTGQWRNPQTRLDRAILVWGIDPAQPAFKFPEVQENQAHLKQLHQVLFDQAGRPEYGAVGDIFKKTGNFDTELNNKAIRVRGVFSNGASFAADGNVITSDSTFLQLFPERQKDRVEVGLITLKPGVNAEKLRSQLAAELPNDVSVLTPEEFAQIEKKYWAEGTGIGFIFGLGVVVGFIVGIVIVYQILYSDVSEHLPEYATLKAMGYSDRYLLGVLLQEALFLAVLGYIPAFFLSFGLYQLTYAATMLPITMKLERAITVFILTVIMCSFSGAIAMRKLRTADPADVF; encoded by the coding sequence ATGTTTTTTAAACAATCTCAGAAGACTCCCCTCGCATGGCGACAGTTAATGAAGGAAAAAACTCGTCTGTTAGTCGCAGTTGCAGGTATTACTTTTGCTGATATGCTGATGTTTATTCAGCTAGGTTTTGAAAGTGCGCTCTTTGATGCTGCTATTCAACCTCACCGCAATTTACAAGCCGATTTGGTGTTAATTAATCCCCAATTTCAAACTCTGTTTTCAGTCAAAAGTTTTTCTAGAGAACGACTATATCAAACATTGGGTTATGAGGGTGTAAAATCAGTAAATTCTGTTTATATTGGGACTGGACAATGGCGAAATCCTCAAACGCGTCTGGATCGTGCTATCTTGGTTTGGGGTATCGATCCGGCACAACCTGCTTTTAAGTTTCCCGAAGTTCAAGAAAATCAAGCTCATCTCAAACAATTGCATCAAGTGCTGTTTGATCAAGCCGGTCGTCCAGAATATGGCGCTGTGGGTGATATCTTCAAAAAAACAGGGAATTTTGACACGGAACTGAATAATAAAGCTATTCGTGTCAGAGGTGTATTTAGTAATGGTGCTTCTTTTGCTGCTGATGGAAATGTGATTACCAGTGATTCTACCTTTTTGCAATTGTTTCCCGAACGCCAAAAAGACCGGGTAGAAGTAGGATTAATTACTCTCAAGCCTGGTGTAAATGCGGAGAAGCTGCGATCGCAACTCGCCGCAGAGTTACCCAATGATGTCAGCGTTTTAACTCCCGAAGAATTTGCTCAAATCGAAAAGAAATATTGGGCTGAAGGTACTGGGATTGGTTTTATTTTCGGTTTAGGTGTAGTGGTGGGGTTTATTGTCGGTATCGTCATTGTCTATCAGATTCTTTACTCTGATGTCTCCGAACATCTCCCAGAATACGCCACTCTCAAGGCAATGGGTTATAGCGATCGCTATTTGTTGGGAGTCTTATTACAAGAGGCTTTATTCTTAGCCGTCTTGGGTTATATCCCGGCATTTTTTCTGTCCTTTGGATTATATCAGCTTACTTACGCTGCCACAATGCTACCCATAACCATGAAGCTAGAAAGAGCAATAACTGTGTTTATTTTAACCGTGATTATGTGTAGTTTTTCTGGTGCGATCGCCATGAGAAAGTTACGCACAGCCGATCCCGCAGATGTTTTCTAA
- a CDS encoding DevA family ABC transporter ATP-binding protein, with protein MIQNSISGNDPLNLSAVEPVISVHKVNHYFGSGNLRKQVLSEINLQINAGEIVIMTGPSGSGKTTLLTLMGGLRSAQEGSLKILGQEICGASKGQLTKLRRQIGYIFQAHNLMTFLTAKDNVRMSIELHEEFFAEDINAKAIAMLETVGLADHVNYYPENLSGGQKQRVAIARALVSHPKIVLADEPTAALDKKSGRDVVELMQKLAKEQGCTILLVTHDNRILDIADRIIYMEDGQLKTKLDVATQMH; from the coding sequence ATGATACAAAACAGTATATCAGGAAATGACCCCTTAAATTTATCTGCCGTGGAACCTGTGATTTCTGTTCACAAAGTCAATCATTACTTTGGCAGTGGGAACCTGCGAAAACAAGTCTTATCTGAGATTAATTTGCAGATTAACGCGGGTGAAATTGTGATTATGACTGGTCCCTCCGGCTCAGGTAAAACCACTCTGTTAACCCTCATGGGTGGTCTACGTTCAGCCCAGGAAGGGAGTTTAAAAATTTTAGGACAAGAAATTTGTGGAGCCAGCAAAGGACAATTAACAAAGCTGCGCCGTCAGATTGGTTATATTTTCCAAGCACATAACCTGATGACTTTTTTGACAGCTAAAGATAATGTCAGAATGTCCATAGAATTGCATGAAGAGTTTTTCGCTGAGGATATCAACGCCAAAGCGATCGCCATGTTGGAAACTGTGGGGTTAGCAGATCATGTGAATTATTATCCAGAAAATCTCTCAGGAGGACAAAAACAACGAGTTGCGATCGCCCGTGCGTTAGTCAGTCATCCTAAAATTGTTTTAGCAGATGAACCCACAGCTGCATTAGACAAAAAATCTGGGCGCGATGTCGTGGAATTAATGCAAAAATTAGCAAAAGAACAAGGTTGTACAATCTTGCTAGTTACCCATGATAACCGGATTCTTGATATTGCTGACCGAATTATATATATGGAAGATGGTCAGTTAAAGACTAAATTAGATGTAGCCACACAAATGCATTAA
- a CDS encoding methylmalonic aciduria and homocystinuria type D protein translates to MVNYSPVYTSEQGCPINLVGETGQAVQISIHSPSQYICANCERILPDWKNQPYLWVVIVLQQSRYQLIKSTPEIEIEKERLREKFMRFGCYLAFQLRDIGYLTDLIDPRTGYPLLSHPGEIPHNDTAVVKALLNYRVIKNKCRVLVHPLWGAAVYPSILISAAPPRIIETFTKDIAPLHGWY, encoded by the coding sequence ATGGTGAACTATTCCCCAGTTTACACTTCGGAGCAAGGCTGTCCTATTAATTTGGTTGGCGAAACAGGACAAGCGGTTCAGATTTCCATTCATTCACCCAGTCAGTATATCTGTGCCAACTGCGAACGGATATTACCAGATTGGAAAAATCAACCTTATTTATGGGTTGTAATTGTTTTACAGCAGTCACGTTATCAACTGATAAAAAGTACGCCAGAAATCGAAATAGAGAAAGAACGCCTGCGGGAAAAGTTTATGCGGTTTGGCTGTTACCTCGCATTTCAATTGCGCGATATCGGCTATCTCACAGACCTGATTGATCCTCGCACTGGCTATCCTTTACTTTCTCATCCGGGAGAAATTCCCCACAATGACACCGCAGTTGTGAAAGCCTTACTCAACTATCGAGTCATTAAAAACAAATGTCGTGTGTTGGTTCATCCTCTCTGGGGTGCAGCAGTTTATCCTAGTATTTTAATATCAGCCGCACCGCCAAGAATTATTGAAACTTTCACCAAAGATATTGCACCTTTACACGGATGGTATTAA
- a CDS encoding heme-dependent oxidative N-demethylase family protein, which produces MKPDNHPACYFPLINGRYEVKPGMMPFGCCLGNGEADQQVFQIDDHFSHYHQHKILARGESLSKYYQTCNYSQTVAGAIACLIIERLTLEHPQYFDCQKTANTLKFHSRLTQETLYLNADWQLQQVQSSSVIPPYVSTLDALAAQIQEDITVISRTGDGSNWLSAVHLCYPNHWSAEVKIGKNFAAIHAPVAGMEKINLRGDAIVNTMIEQKPMVRFAWGLSTDTRLNHHPQPPLGVSVNQWQGRSFDPQHPQLYLRIERQVIWGLPKYETALFTIRTYFKDCGVLKQDPVLRSKLCAAIESMTSPSLIYKGLLESKASILHWLKHLG; this is translated from the coding sequence GTGAAACCTGACAATCATCCAGCTTGTTATTTCCCCTTGATCAATGGACGCTATGAAGTCAAGCCGGGAATGATGCCTTTTGGTTGCTGCTTGGGTAATGGTGAAGCTGATCAACAGGTGTTTCAAATCGATGATCATTTTAGCCATTACCACCAGCATAAAATTTTAGCTCGTGGGGAAAGTTTGAGTAAATATTATCAGACTTGCAACTATTCTCAGACTGTAGCAGGTGCGATCGCTTGTTTAATAATAGAACGTCTCACACTCGAACACCCGCAATATTTTGATTGTCAAAAAACAGCCAATACTCTCAAATTCCATAGCAGACTGACTCAAGAAACTCTGTATTTAAATGCAGATTGGCAATTACAGCAAGTCCAAAGTAGTTCAGTTATTCCCCCTTACGTCTCTACGCTCGATGCTTTAGCCGCACAAATCCAAGAAGATATTACAGTAATTTCTCGTACTGGTGATGGTAGTAATTGGTTAAGTGCGGTGCATCTGTGCTATCCTAATCATTGGTCAGCCGAGGTAAAAATTGGTAAAAATTTTGCAGCCATTCATGCACCTGTGGCCGGGATGGAAAAAATCAATCTGCGGGGAGATGCGATTGTAAATACAATGATTGAGCAAAAACCAATGGTGCGTTTTGCTTGGGGTTTGAGTACCGATACCCGTCTGAATCATCACCCTCAACCCCCGCTTGGTGTATCAGTCAATCAATGGCAAGGTAGAAGTTTTGACCCGCAACATCCCCAACTTTACCTGCGAATTGAGAGACAAGTAATTTGGGGACTACCAAAGTATGAAACTGCACTGTTTACGATTCGTACTTATTTTAAAGATTGTGGCGTGCTGAAACAAGACCCAGTGTTACGATCTAAACTGTGTGCAGCAATTGAATCTATGACATCGCCATCACTTATATATAAAGGCTTATTAGAAAGCAAAGCTAGTATTTTACACTGGCTAAAACATTTGGGTTAA